A stretch of Oncorhynchus mykiss isolate Arlee chromosome 12, USDA_OmykA_1.1, whole genome shotgun sequence DNA encodes these proteins:
- the LOC110536980 gene encoding notch-regulated ankyrin repeat-containing protein A has protein sequence MSQGDVSTCSAPQIVFQEAVKQGNTKELHSLLQNMTNCEFNVNSFGPEGQTALHQSVIDGNLELVKLLVKFGADIRLANREGWSALHIAAFGGHQDIVLYLITKAKYSSGAR, from the coding sequence ATGAGTCAAGGGGATGTATCAACTTGCTCTGCGCCTCAGATCGTATTCCAAGAGGCGGTGAAGCAAGGCAACACAAAGGAACTCCACTCGTTGCTCCAGAACATGACAAACTGCGAATTCAATGTCAACTCCTTCGGGCCCGAAGGACAGACGGCGTTGCATCAGTCAGTCATCGATGGGAATCTCGAACTTGTAAAACTGCTGGTGAAATTCGGAGCCGATATTCGATTGGCGAACAGGGAAGGGTGGAGTGCCTTACACATTGCCGCTTTTGGAGGACATCAAGACATAGTCCTATACCTCATCACTAAGGCAAAGTACTCCTCTGGCGCACGGTGA